The DNA window ttcgtctggtgcaaacagccaaatttctTATCACTGCGTATCTAATCACGAaacatgttgttaggacacgcagttacaatgtaaactgctcatttaatgtttacattcgtaacATATCATTTGCTAATCAATAACTACCTTACGTGAAACCAagtctgcgtctcattttggagtctgctactgtccaccaaagGTTGCATCGGTCACGCAAGCATGCTTTCAAAGCCTTtctaattgaatgaatgaatgaatgaatgaatgaatgaatgaatgaaaaatgtggTTTTCCACCCAGGCAACCCAGGGTtcagaaatataattggctaaactggcattggacaggttaaaatgactaaaacaaagacaaaacattccagcacggaaaacacatttttttagggCAGAAAATCTGAAATCAgcaatgtttttcagataaataagaatgttcacttagcatatttcttaaacattttatggtatttttatgtttaagaagagtcaaaaacttaaatacaactactaaaatatactgtattaaattgaaaaagggttaaaaaaaaaaggttaacaggtaacactttacaattaagtctcattaataaattttatttaatgcattaaaatcaattgcgagaaaaaaaaaaaattttttttggtttCCATGCTAATATCTGTAAAAAATAACtggttgtattaattaaaaatacttttattaattattaacttaagaAAAGTCTTCCAGTATTTGTAGTTAAGTACATCACAGGCGATGCAACAATCAATGTTTTTTAAAGGcactttaaaagtttaaaaaagagaTAATTTACAGTAGTTTGAAGTGCccacaatataaatattatgcaTGTTCATTATCAAAATATACAGTATGAAATTATCGAATATCAGCTTATGTCTACAGTCCATATAATAGTATGTACCTTAGAACACCAAAAATCTAAGTAATTAGAATGTAATTCCCATCCCTTGTAAAAAGCAAGCAAGGAAGCAATCAAGCCCAATTCAACGCAAGCTGTTTCAAGCACTCTCTCATGCCAAGGGCCTGATGTAGCCTAAACCCACATGGTGAATAATCTCACCCACAGTCTGGAAAACACACCTGCAAAGTTCTTACATAAACACATGGCAGCAGCTACAGGCTTTCAAATCTATTACTCAGTGGATTGTCTTGACTGATTATTTGAGCCAGCCTTTTATATTTTGACTGGTTTTGGTTAACTTGATCCTTAAAAAGGTCTGTTTGTGTTGCTTACAAATTGCCCTTGTATATTCATAAAGATCATTCATGATTAATTATCGTTCATAAATCAGAACTTCATCTTGTTTCATGTTCACGGCAGCTGCTGTTACCAGTGACATTTCCTCACCTTGTCGAAGACTCTGAAAGCTTCTCGGATTTCCTCTTCACTGTCCGTGTCCTTCATTTTCCTCGCCATCATGGTTAGGAACTCTGGAAAGTCTATAGTTCCATTGCCTACAGATAAACAAAACCATGTGGTCACAATTTGCCACAATATTATATGGAAAATCAACTAGATTTATTAAATCTTTTCACCAGTGCTCCCGACAGTACTTTTCAATATCTTTAAAGATTTAATGTCATGAACTGATTTTAAAATTTTCACAGGATTTCCCATTCTAAAATCCTGAGACCTAAACTAATCCTTTTTCAGCTAGTAGCCAATCAGAATAGATTTTTTGACAGCTCTTGCCATTTTAGTATGTAATACGGTGGACCATAAGGAGTAAACATTTGGGATTGACGGGGTAGTCCTCCAATTCTAAGATTCCCATCTTAGCACGTCATCCAAAACCAGTTGGATTTAGGATAGTGTCCAATTCAGATTATGTAGGGTCAatatcctgcaaagtttagctccaaaaCACTTTACTGTGAAGTTTCTAGTGATCCAAAGACCTTAATTTGGTGGGTATAGATCTACGGCTGCACATTGCTGTGGATGGAAAGCATCGATCTTACCATCAGCGTCGACCTCGTTGATCATGTCCTGCAGCTCAGCTTCAGTCGGGTTCTGACCCAATGAGCGCATCACTGTGCCCAGCTCCTTGGTGGTGATGGTGCCATCGCCGTCTTTGTCGAACAGTGAGAACGCCTCCTTAAACTCTGTTTTGAAGTACAGAACATGTACAGTATTATGGCGAGCAACACTAGCATTTATTTCacaatcagggctttacattcaCACCCGCATTAGACAGCCATCTCCACTaaccactttggctggttgaaaattattttttaattgtagctttcttaaaagcagggtttgacaataaggatggcccgaAATTCGTGCAAAtgcgatcttagaatcgagaagcagcatgactgacgAATATAATTTAGTTTGTGCGGGCAAAAGAAAGCTGgttgaataccgaatgagaggataatcactcgcgccaacagctgatgtgatgcacgCAACCGTTTAAAACACGTGTAGGCGACTGTATAAAACACGTGCACGCTCCAGTTTCCTTGCTTGAAACAACCGTGCCTGGAAAAGCAACTGCTGTGATCGGTTCTGTTttaaatagactagacaaaaagttatattcatgcacccacagtcctgctgctttcaagagctccagattggacattttgtaagcagcaccggttgctttcgctttaaccattatTTAAACAGGATATAGGATATTAACTTCCCATTTATGTGGACAGTAgttaacaacacatttttaaaaaatgttttgttaaataaaaactaCAGTATACAGTTATATTTTgcttttttgacacatttaaaatgtgtggctaagaaaaaattatttattaattttagtgtGGTTATAGAGATTAATTTGGTTAAATTCTTaatttgagctctgaaaagtcatgtgaaataaaaactaattgtaatacgacactatgaaaccatgacccatgtgcacatgctcactgagcaagctcatacacaacatacacaaaaagttaaatgaatgaggaagcatgtggACATACCACAAAacctaaatcaagtaattttagcatgtcaaagtcaaatttatgcatataaaacattcccaacaacaaaattgtggttaGTGAAAATggagagtggctagtaatgttggaaaactactagccacactgGCTGGCGATTAAAAAGGTTTATTTCAGGCCCTGTTCGAAATTGTTCTGTTTTTGAAGATATTGAttgtacaattatttttttaatcaacatcACACACCACTAGGTAAAACTTTTTACAGAAACTAGGAGTGGTAACAgatataaacaaattataattCCAAACATTTGCATTTCCATACTGCAAAAAGTAAATTGTTTTAGGAATACTCTACATTATGaatgtatatgtttgtttatgttgccaTGATTTTtgatattatcatcattattacaaATCTATTTCTAATCAAAATGTTGACATACTGCCACTTAATTATAAACAGTCATTACAAAAATTCCAATTATTTTTGCAAGATCTTTCAAACTCCCATGTGTTTTTCGGGTGTGGATATAAGTCTTCCAAATATAATAGGAACCCTATATTGAACTACAAATTACAAATGTAAGTTTGTCTGTTTTTGGCTTGCAAgcttagtttattttaaattgcattttatcagttttaacaCTATTTCAAGCCAGTTTGTGGAACTTTTAATCCTACCAAGGGTCCCTAGAGTGTCCCACTTATCGAGAATCACAACACAAGACCAATGTTACCAGAGCTTGACACAAGCCAgcgtggctagtagttttccaacattactagccactcgccattttcactagccacaattttgttgttgggaaaatatattttatatgcataaatttaactttgacatgctaaaattacttggtttagattttgtgttatgtccacatgcttcctcattcatttaactttttgtgtgtcgtgtatgagcttgcttaatgagcatgagcaaatgggtcatggtttcatagtgttgtattacaataagtttttatttcacatgacttttcagagctcaaattaaggatttaccaaatttatctttgACCAAAccaaacataaataattatttcgtatccacaaattttaaatgtggcaaaacaagctaaatatagctgtatactatttatttaaaaaaaaaaaaaaacatttcttaaaaaaaacaagacattcaAAAAATAACTGCTGTAGTGTATCTAAAACTATGCACGgtaaggtcccagatcaccagttaactactcATAAACGAGGAGTTAATctaatattaaagcaatgttattgtaaaatatGATAAACCATATTACCAAAAATACCTGTAAgcaaagaaagcaggtgaaaaacattctaTGTGTGATAATGAGAGTATGATCAAACACAAGGTTAACgctaggccaattaataatctgttcaaagaatggtgaaagcaaaatcGGTGCTGCTTACcaaaagacaaatctggagctcttgaaagcagcaaaacTATGGGTGCAAGAGCataactttttgtctagtctattcaAAAAACAACCGATCACACCAGTTGCGTTTCTAGGCACAATTGTTTCACGCAAGGAAATGGGAGCGCGCACGCattttaaacagtcgcgcgcatcgcATGACCTGTGCGCACAAGTGATCAtactctcattcggtattcagcTGCTTTCTTTCGCAAACATAGTTAGTTTTGTCAGTCTTGCTGCTTCTCAAATCTAAGATCACATCTgcatgcatattgggccatcTTTATTGTCAGACCCTGATTTTTAAAAagactacaatttaaaaattattttcaaccagccaaagtagCAGTGGCCGtgtttggcgggtgttaatgttaagccctgaatGTTACCCAACACCGAATCTCAAAACTTGTTGTCTAGAGTTGCCAAGTGAGTTACTTGGTCTTTAATTACAAACCAGTTCAGTAGCACAGCTTTTACTAAGCTGTTCTAGGCATGCAATTTGAATTAATAGCAGTAGGATTAACCACCTGGTGTGGACCATCTCATTTTTGCCTTGTAATTACACATCTTCCAGTATGTACACAGATGATGTTTCATAAAAGACAAACTTATGACTTGTCTCCAATGAGTGCTACAGTTTTGGTGcatgtattgttattttttataatcagcaTTAACAAAAGTAGAGATATATAACtactacagtaaaaaaaacaacaacaaaaaaccctGCAGTTCAAGGGAAGTTGTAGGCGGGAAACCGGCAATTGTTAAAAATtttataaaccaataaataaacacaaaacaaatgggAGGCGGCAGAACTGataggccaggggtggccaatcctgttcctggagagctaccatcctgcagatttcagttgcaacccataatcaacacacctgcctgtaattatcacgtggtgttcaggtgtgtttgatatgggtagcaactgaaatctgcaggaaggtagctctccaggaacaagattggccACCCCTGTGATAGGCCTACAAAAAATGCTGGGTACCACACAATCGaattgtgttggggcaacatgaagaacatgaacattaacttttttttctcacaaatttaagtgaatggaatataaaacaatcaagttgtccctcccaaaaaacacaagaattgtgttgtttcagctcattttaaataagtaatttgaacaatcTCATCATCCTCTGTCATCACTCCTTTTGTGCTTCCGCTTCCCTGTGGGACTAGAGACAGGTAGCGCACACAGGTGACGCTCATCAGCACTCTTTTTCACCAGCCTCCCTCTCTTTTCATAACTCTGGCCATGACAATACCGTACCATGTTTTGGAACCATTTTGTAAGGTTACCTGCCACAACTGTACATTACCAAAAAAGTGAAACTAGATTCACTGTTGAACACaactggtttacagagaattgtgcAACAACCCAGGGGAACG is part of the Danio rerio strain Tuebingen ecotype United States chromosome 15, GRCz12tu, whole genome shotgun sequence genome and encodes:
- the calm3a gene encoding calmodulin 3a (phosphorylase kinase, delta) — its product is MADQLTEEQIAEFKEAFSLFDKDGDGTITTKELGTVMRSLGQNPTEAELQDMINEVDADGNGTIDFPEFLTMMARKMKDTDSEEEIREAFRVFDKDGNGYISAAELRHVMTNLGEKLTDEEVDEMIREADIDGDGQVNYEEFVQMMTAK